One stretch of Anolis sagrei isolate rAnoSag1 chromosome 11, rAnoSag1.mat, whole genome shotgun sequence DNA includes these proteins:
- the LOC132763315 gene encoding claudin-3-like — MSMGLEIGGAALSILGWVGCILCCALPMWRVTAFIGYNIVTAQFTWEGLWMDCVVQSTGQMQCKVYDSMLALPQDMQAARALTVIAIVLGALGLLIFLMGAQCTRCIEDEATKAKVTIVSGVIFLVAGVLTLIPVCWSANQIVRDFYNSLVPEARKRELGAALYIGWAASALLLFGGSLLCCSCPPKEEKYRPNVAYSAPRSTMASYDKKNYV; from the coding sequence ATGTCGATGGGCTTGGAGATCGGTGGTGCGGCCCTCTCTATCCTGGGCTGGGTGGGCTGCATCCTGTGCTGCGCCCTCCCCATGTGGCGGGTCACGGCCTTCATCGGCTACAACATCGTGACGGCGCAATTCACCTGGGAAGGCCTGTGGATGGACTGCGTGGTCCAGAGCACCGGGCAGATGCAGTGCAAGGTCTATGACTCCATGTTGGCATTGCCGCAAGATATGCAGGCCGCCCGGGCCTTGACCGTCATCGCCATCGTCCTGGGCGCCTTGGGCCTGCTGATCTTCCTCATGGGGGCCCAGTGCACCCGCTGCATCGAGGACGAAGCCACCAAGGCCAAGGTCACCATCGTGTCCGGCGTCATCTTCCTCGTGGCCGGCGTCCTGACCCTCATCCCGGTCTGCTGGTCGGCCAACCAAATCGTCCGCGACTTCTACAACAGCCTGGTGCCCGAGGCGCGCAAGCGGGAGCTGGGCGCGGCACTCTACATTGGGTGGGCCGCCTCCGCGTTGCTCCTTTTCGGGGGCTCGTTGCTCTGCTGCTCCTGCCCCCCCAAAGAGGAGAAGTACCGGCCCAACGTCGCCTACTCGGCCCCTCGCTCGACGATGGCCAGCTACGACAAGAAGAACTACGTGTGA